CCCAACTTCCCCCTGGTTATCTAATAATTTTGTGAACTAATCGATAGTTATACGTCACCACCCACTATTTCATGGAACCATTCACACTGCGTTGATTGCTGGCTAGAACAGGTTTATAATCGGGATTATCGATCAATCTAAACtagttttttctcctttatgCTGTTGGATTCCCCGCAGAGGTACGCAAATAATTTCATCAGTTGCAATCAACATTATTTCAACGACCTTTTTGCACGATAAAAACTTTCTCCTATTTCCAGATAAAATCTGGCAGCAACCGGGCAACGCTGGTAAAGACACAACACAAGCACCACTTTTTTTAATACGTTCGTTTTGGGGGTGTGTTTAGTTGTCATTTTGTTGGGGAAGAGCAGTCGACATTTTACACGGTAAAGAAGAGGTCAATATCGCGCGGCAGTTAGTCTTggacgagaaagaaagaaaacgccTTTTGCTTCTTTTAACTTGGCTTGTAATTGCTTAGATTTCCATTCCAACGTTGTGCTCCCTATCCTATACAAGGCCATTCGCCTTTTACGACGGAGTTTCTGGGTTGGTTTGCTCTCACACAAAGTCATCTTTCTATGAGCCAGTCGTTTGGTCGGTTTGAAATGCTCTTGAGCCGCGGAGAGGCTCATCTCTTGGCCACGTCTGAAGTTGGCTTGTCTCTTTCAGCTCCTGCTTCGAGACCAGAAGCTTCTGTGAACTTCCAAAGCAATGCTAACAGTTTGCCCGAGGATGGGAATGGCGTGGAATGCCACAGCCCTCCTCTGTGTTTGACTGAATCTAAAGTGACCTTCCTCTCTCTCGGTGCATTTTCTCCCAGCAATATTGGGCATAGCAAACTACCTTGCACCCAGCTCAGCTTTGGTCTCCCACCACCCAGAACCATTTGTGAAAATTCTTGTCCTCCAGTAACAATCAACGGGGAAcctcaaatgtcaaaattcatgAACCTTGCCAGAAAGTTTAATTGCTTCTATTTCAATGGTAAATATTTGATATTGTATCTATTACTTAACcattctaaatatttttcattcattttcctcCCTCCAGGTGATCTTCAGCACTGCAGGCCATTTTTGGTCTGTGGCAAGCAAGTGGGTGTTATGCAAGCCAGGGTAGTCGAAGCTGCGTGCAGGTATCCTGATGTATTCCAAATGGATTCTTCCGGAATGATTTCGATGCATCCCTCTCTTACAACGTACGAGGAACGAAGTGCCCGAATTAACCACGTCCTGTCTCAATGGAAGGAGGAACGTCTGTTTGTTACCTTAAAAGGCTGGAGAAACGAGGTAGATGCTGCATCACAAGATAATTAGGTTCATTATCATCACGTCTTCATTTCATTAGTGCTACGAAGTTAGGACGGGATTTGCCGATCCGCCCCTTCTTAAGATGGATCGCTCTGCGGCATGTAAGTTGCACATTATAAATAGATGCTGCCACTGAAGtgatggatgatgatgatttttgATTCGCACAGGCCTTTTCGGTGTCCGCCAGTACGGCGTAGAAATCAACGGATACACTCGCCACCCTCAACTAGGCATGTCACTCTGGCTCCAGCGAAGGGCTCTCTCGAAACCCACTTGGCCTGGCAAATGGGACAATATGGTCGCTGGCGGGCTGTCAGTCGGCCACTCGGTCCTCGATACAGCATTAAaagaagccgaagaagaagcttcCATCCCGGCTTATTTACTGGCTAACCTAAGATCTGCGGGATCTGTGTCGTAAGTTGCTATTACATAATCTTTTCCTTCCAATTAATTCATGTTTTGGCTTTCAAACCaggttctactttgaaagtgAGCGAGGCCTCTTTCCCAACACTGAATTTGTTTACGATCTGGAGCTACCACCTGACTTTGTTCCGCACAACTCTGACGGCGAGGTGGACATCTTTGAATTAGTACCCGTCAATCAGGTGATGGAAAGAATTTTTACCCCCGAGTACAAGACGACCAGTTGCCCAACGACGTTAGACTTTCTCATCCGGCACGGCTTCATCAACTCGGACAACGAGCCTCGTCTGCCCGAATTGGTGGAATTGTTGCACATTCCCCTACACTACCTCTACAGCCAGTCGAGCAGCCAGTCGCCCATTTCCCCTAAATAGGAGTACCAATCCAGCGAGCATCACTGGTTAAACGATTACGATATTTAATAAGAACCCCCCCTCGAGATCCGAtttgtttttcctcctcctctttcgaTACTGGTAAGACTTCCAACTTTCTCTAgctcttcttttaaaaacaattcttctttctttcgaaCGTATTGAACATCTCCTAGGTCGTATAGCGCGTTGCTGCCCAGTCGCTCTTGATTGATTTAGCCTTTTGACTGCCCGAACGTAAACAACAtcacatgttttcttttttctgcccGTTAGCATCATCGGTCGAACGCATTCTAATCgctttctcttcattttcttctcacCACTCTCTCGatctttttttacgttttcctCCTTACTCCCTCGTTGAAACCCCCTAAAGTTTCGGTCGCTCTTCCAGGAGTTACCAAGTAAGAAAGAGGAGAGCTCATGTTAAATGCTAAAAATATCAACCgagaattttctttcctccaaAACCAAAAGTCGAAATTGATGGGCATTGAATCGCCCAAGGCGTCTTACCAAGCCAAAGATACCGACGAAATAGAAAGTGTCATTGTGTTCTTAAAAGTATCatagaaatttaaaacaaaacaaaacaaaaaaaggaaactttagaaaattaattaaactaGGCTGTTtgggattttatttcaaaaagaaaaacccttcGAATTAAaaccggaagaagaagaagctcgagaaaaattgaattgtcCCCACCTTCCATTGATcataaattattcaaaaaatttcgtgtTTTGTCATACTTTTTGCCCAcgcatgttttttctttcctagtattatttatttagactGGTATTTTGCTCCCGTGTGTTTTTCGgaacgttcttttttttttttttttttaagaaattagTTTCTAtgcgtttattttttaacaaaacacATACAACTCAACACCAACCATCGATCCATCCTCTCCCTCCTTGTGTTTTGGCTCATCCTAGTCTCTCTGTAAACCGGTTGTTTTTGTAATCCTTTTTGAGAATACCATTTAGGCCTACATAATATTAtaatgaaagaattttttccCGATACGATACAACAGCATATTCCATGTTTCaacgctaaaaaaaaaaaaaaaaattgaaaagaaaataatgataacGCCGGGAGAAAAATCTGTCGGAGAGAGCGCGCCTTTCCGTGTaatttgtatgtgtgtgtatgatAAACCcggaatttcaagaaaaacaaatggggAAGATGGTgatgaagataaaaaaaaagaagcaaagataacacacaaagaaatttttttcctctccctGTCTTTAACAAAAGCAAACCAAAATAtgcatgaaaaataaaaattcgtaaGGCAAATAATAAAGCAGACAAAAGTGGAGAGAATGTCCGTCCTTGTCTTTATTTCAATAATATAAATTTAATATCCCCACGTTCAAAATGGGTCGGTCGTGATGACAGGCGGGTGCCAgcagtaaaaagaaagaaattcttttttttaaaaaaaagcgactCGACACGTTTAGAAAGATAGAAAACCGTTGGTGGTCTAATGCTTCCACGGTGTGGCAAAGTGTCCATGATGGGAAAATGCGATGAGTGACTCGTGTTAAGAATAGacctagaaaaaaaaggaatcccGTGTGCCATATTCTTTTGCACATTAATAGCCAAAAGCACAAATATTTATGAGGCTCATATTTTAGATATTCATCGGCCAAGCAGAAGGCAGCAACTGTCATCCATAAAATACGAATttcgaaagagaaaagaatgttGTTTTAAACAATAACGGCAACCtcgcttttgtgacgtcacgtgaaagaaacaagaaaagctCGACAGAAACAGTTTCGATAG
The sequence above is drawn from the Daphnia pulicaria isolate SC F1-1A chromosome 1, SC_F0-13Bv2, whole genome shotgun sequence genome and encodes:
- the LOC124340009 gene encoding uncharacterized protein YJR142W-like isoform X2, with translation MSQSFGRFEMLLSRGEAHLLATSEVGLSLSAPASRPEASVNFQSNANSLPEDGNGVECHSPPLCLTESKVTFLSLGAFSPSNIGHSKLPCTQLSFGLPPPRTICENSCPPVTINGEPQMSKFMNLARKFNCFYFNGDLQHCRPFLVCGKQVGVMQARVVEAACRYPDVFQMDSSGMISMHPSLTTYEERSARINHVLSQWKEERLFVTLKGWRNECYEVRTGFADPPLLKMDRSAACLFGVRQYGVEINGYTRHPQLGMSLWLQRRALSKPTWPGKWDNMVAGGLSVGHSVLDTALKEAEEEASIPAYLLANLRSAGSVSFYFESERGLFPNTEFVYDLELPPDFVPHNSDGEVDIFELVPVNQVMERIFTPEYKTTSCPTTLDFLIRHGFINSDNEPRLPELVELLHIPLHYLYSQSSSQSPISPK
- the LOC124340009 gene encoding uncharacterized protein YJR142W-like isoform X1: MSQSFGRFEMLLSRGEAHLLATSEVGLSLSAPASRPEASVNFQSNANSLPEDGNGVECHSPPLCLTESKVTFLSLGAFSPSNIGHSKLPCTQLSFGLPPPRTICENSCPPVTINGEPQMSKFMNLARKFNCFYFNGKYLILYLLLNHSKYFSFIFLPPGDLQHCRPFLVCGKQVGVMQARVVEAACRYPDVFQMDSSGMISMHPSLTTYEERSARINHVLSQWKEERLFVTLKGWRNECYEVRTGFADPPLLKMDRSAACLFGVRQYGVEINGYTRHPQLGMSLWLQRRALSKPTWPGKWDNMVAGGLSVGHSVLDTALKEAEEEASIPAYLLANLRSAGSVSFYFESERGLFPNTEFVYDLELPPDFVPHNSDGEVDIFELVPVNQVMERIFTPEYKTTSCPTTLDFLIRHGFINSDNEPRLPELVELLHIPLHYLYSQSSSQSPISPK